A genomic region of Methanobacterium sp. SMA-27 contains the following coding sequences:
- the rfbC gene encoding dTDP-4-dehydrorhamnose 3,5-epimerase, translating to MGKFKFLKTFIEGVYVIEPTVFGDERGYFMETYHAKEFEDAGIAATFVQDNQSKSQKGVLRGLHFQYTHPQGKLVRVIKGEVFDVAVDLRKNSSTYGKWTGIILSDKNKKQFYIPEGFAHGFVVLSDEAEFTYKCTNFYDADDEGGILWNDPDIDIEWPVEDINEIMLSDKDKQLKTLKETITDFK from the coding sequence ATGGGTAAATTTAAATTTTTGAAAACATTTATTGAAGGAGTATATGTTATAGAACCTACTGTATTTGGTGATGAACGTGGCTATTTCATGGAAACATACCATGCAAAAGAATTTGAAGATGCCGGGATTGCTGCTACATTTGTTCAAGATAATCAATCTAAATCTCAAAAAGGAGTTCTTAGAGGGCTTCATTTTCAATATACCCACCCACAAGGTAAGTTGGTTCGTGTAATAAAAGGCGAAGTCTTTGACGTAGCAGTAGATTTAAGAAAGAATTCTTCAACATACGGAAAATGGACAGGAATTATTCTATCTGACAAAAATAAAAAACAATTCTATATACCCGAGGGATTTGCACATGGTTTTGTGGTTTTATCAGATGAAGCTGAATTTACATATAAATGCACCAACTTTTACGATGCAGACGATGAAGGTGGAATTCTCTGGAATGACCCAGACATAGATATTGAATGGCCAGTTGAGGATATTAATGAAATTATGTTATCTGACAAAGATAAACAATTAAAAACATTGAAAGAAACAATCACTGATTTTAAATGA
- a CDS encoding Ig-like domain-containing protein encodes MKKNIFIFTVVIIVVFLCMGAVSASNVSNTSVTKTVNISKKIVTVDNTTSKIVNDYGCCSVLVHIKSGYVYAFRRDSPNTGDLRIQHSTWSGKDVIKEYKIDNGFIHTIISGDGWIVGYGGYLNRELVDLTERTMVSGHITQTTLDNAYSIMRNEKEGHFVIKSPDDYVGLVIYNGYSTKKTLFKMGIGQYVCVPNGPSYYRSGYTSTVDPVAFAINLESTDKFGVNRRNIITYQVRNTIYPTQVKIWASTCGTTPDNIIFGSNTTEKYTIPTIPNKIYIGQVRLTDTSPPTAVANPNGGFYKTSKSVTLKMSEPGIIYYTKNGTAPTTSSTKYTAPITIKATTTLKFFAKDLAGNKSPIYSRTYTIDKVAPKVSSTSPANKATGVSLTSPITINFSEKILAGTNYSKIYIKNLITGKIVSISSKTLSGNILNIKMAKSRLHNDTYQVYIPSGAIKDIAGNNMAVVYTFTFKTA; translated from the coding sequence ATGAAAAAAAATATATTTATCTTTACTGTTGTTATAATTGTAGTCTTTCTATGTATGGGTGCTGTTTCAGCATCCAATGTAAGTAATACATCAGTAACAAAAACTGTTAATATTTCTAAAAAAATTGTAACTGTTGACAATACAACTTCTAAGATAGTTAATGATTATGGATGTTGTTCTGTTTTGGTACATATTAAAAGTGGATATGTATATGCTTTTAGAAGAGATTCTCCTAATACAGGAGACCTTCGTATCCAACATTCAACATGGTCTGGTAAAGATGTCATCAAGGAATATAAGATAGATAATGGTTTCATCCACACTATAATCTCAGGTGATGGTTGGATAGTTGGTTATGGCGGATATTTAAATAGAGAACTTGTGGATCTCACAGAAAGAACTATGGTATCGGGACATATAACCCAAACGACTTTAGATAATGCTTACAGTATTATGAGGAACGAAAAGGAAGGACATTTTGTTATCAAGTCCCCTGATGATTACGTAGGTTTAGTAATCTATAATGGCTATAGTACTAAAAAAACTCTGTTTAAAATGGGTATTGGTCAATATGTCTGTGTACCAAATGGTCCTAGCTATTATAGAAGTGGTTATACTTCCACGGTTGATCCTGTTGCTTTTGCTATAAATTTAGAGTCTACAGATAAATTTGGGGTTAACAGACGTAATATAATAACCTACCAAGTCAGGAACACAATTTATCCAACACAAGTAAAGATATGGGCCTCAACATGTGGAACTACCCCGGATAATATAATTTTTGGAAGCAATACAACAGAAAAATACACCATACCTACCATACCCAACAAAATATACATAGGACAAGTAAGACTAACTGATACAAGTCCGCCTACAGCAGTCGCTAACCCTAACGGAGGTTTTTATAAAACCTCTAAAAGTGTCACTTTAAAAATGAGTGAACCAGGAATAATTTACTACACTAAAAATGGAACAGCACCAACAACATCTAGCACAAAATATACAGCCCCCATAACCATTAAAGCTACAACAACATTAAAATTCTTTGCAAAAGACCTCGCAGGCAATAAGTCTCCGATATATTCACGAACTTATACTATTGACAAGGTGGCACCTAAAGTTTCTTCAACCTCACCAGCCAATAAAGCGACTGGAGTGTCGTTAACATCTCCAATAACTATAAATTTCAGTGAAAAGATATTGGCAGGAACAAATTATTCTAAAATCTATATAAAAAACCTCATAACTGGCAAGATTGTGTCTATTAGTTCGAAAACTCTGAGTGGTAACATTTTAAACATAAAAATGGCTAAAAGCAGATTACATAATGACACATACCAGGTTTATATACCCTCAGGAGCAATCAAAGACATAGCAGGAAATAACATGGCAGTTGTCTACACATTTACATTCAAAACAGCCTAA
- a CDS encoding glycosyltransferase — MKYKISVILPIFNVETYIRESLESIVEQTIGFENIEVIMVDDCSSDKSGEIIDEYSSKYDNFNGIHLNENSGPEKARNVGIENSTADYLMFLDPDDFYSGDICETLYNKIIKENVDMVFCNFNFYSNLNFKKYKSIFGSQEIKVDSIDENPKLLCMHPSIWTKIYKKEFIFNKDIKFNEDVRAGDRVFVLRTFLEANGIIYLQNYYGTNYRVNLHDRNSFSNQISKEILMGRIRGYAEIYNILKEYKKEEYFPLIFDNIREFWTDLFIKSEANPLEKNELLKGITFLFKEFDKYEIPVNSRKKYLIPLFNCILQEEYEDAILIADDLKEFIEKFEKIVKDENKLNKNNFPDRMMNIKKIFSITMVKNEMDIIESFIRYNTNIFDGMIILDNGSTDYTPIILSLLENEGLPIYLFDDKDSEFDKIAKMNMLLKKAVEEYDADIVIPLDADEFIISNKGGNPRKFLEKFESNSYYSVMWKTYIPFLGNKENEKFIPSKITYSRDEQIEKMVGVHTKVVIPQNLVNKYKVRVDRGSHNLNFKSDYKEQITRVYDQDLRIAHFPIRSIEQLTSKVSVGWLNALSSVELRKTDSHHWKKMFNQLKRNGRIKKEDALKFAFEYALSKSTLADLYENNVEITAKEDPMDLSFNKNINCIYYKNLNPMSNLLEACENLSLGYVNLKKEFLNGNVSKNKNRYELNNQTNKRPLKQRLFSVFPSLYFLLHNNHSIKLALINIKGYKAIKENNLMDINYYLKNNGDVRVSGADPIIHYIYHGFKEGRKPNPTFDGDRYLKMHSDVKNSNINPLVHYSLYGMEEERKVVINKEIEDKNNIEDFPQKNMENDDNNLINKNKKISIKVPAPNWKVAHTWGDYHFALALKKEFEKDNYETVIHMADQWDQEDDADIVLVLRGRVKYNPKPNNFNIMWNISHPEMVSLEEYNEYDYIFIASNKWADEIKNKVNVPVESLLQCTDPDLFYNELSKEYEHDLLFVGNNRKNVVRKIIKDLLPTERDFCLYGDHWDGKIESKYYYGNHIDNKELHKAYSSSKILLNDHWDDMRENGFISNRIFDGFAAGAFIISDEIKGVKEIFGDSLATYSNREDLNNLIDYYLNNHEEREKIIEDCKNIVLKNHTFENRAKRILEIIPNNLEIKNNKKNTKIESFLIAFGDVYWENQEKTDQSLKRIEENQKKIVQLIKKHEED; from the coding sequence ATGAAATATAAAATTAGTGTCATATTACCTATTTTTAATGTTGAAACATATATCAGAGAGTCCTTAGAATCCATTGTAGAACAGACTATTGGTTTTGAGAATATTGAAGTAATAATGGTAGATGATTGTTCATCAGATAAAAGTGGAGAAATAATAGATGAATATTCAAGTAAATATGATAATTTCAACGGCATACATTTGAATGAAAATAGCGGACCTGAAAAAGCAAGGAATGTTGGTATTGAAAACTCTACAGCTGATTATTTGATGTTTTTAGACCCTGATGATTTTTATTCAGGTGATATTTGTGAAACATTATACAATAAAATTATAAAAGAAAATGTGGATATGGTTTTTTGCAATTTTAATTTTTATTCCAATTTAAATTTCAAAAAATATAAGTCAATATTTGGATCACAAGAAATAAAAGTAGATTCAATCGATGAAAATCCTAAATTATTATGTATGCATCCCTCTATATGGACAAAAATATATAAGAAAGAATTTATTTTTAACAAAGATATTAAATTTAATGAGGATGTAAGGGCCGGAGATAGAGTTTTTGTATTGAGAACTTTTTTGGAAGCAAATGGGATTATATATTTACAAAACTATTATGGAACAAATTATAGAGTTAATTTACATGATAGAAATTCTTTTAGTAATCAAATCAGCAAGGAAATCCTCATGGGAAGAATTAGAGGATATGCTGAAATTTATAATATTTTGAAAGAATATAAAAAGGAAGAATATTTCCCTTTAATTTTTGATAACATCAGAGAGTTCTGGACAGATCTATTCATAAAAAGTGAAGCTAATCCTTTAGAAAAAAATGAACTTTTAAAAGGTATAACATTTCTTTTCAAAGAATTTGATAAATATGAAATACCAGTAAATTCACGGAAAAAATATTTAATTCCCCTATTTAATTGTATTCTTCAAGAAGAGTATGAAGATGCCATTTTAATTGCAGATGATTTAAAAGAATTTATTGAAAAGTTTGAAAAAATAGTGAAAGACGAAAATAAATTAAATAAAAATAATTTTCCTGATAGAATGATGAATATTAAAAAAATATTCTCTATTACCATGGTAAAGAATGAAATGGATATTATAGAGTCTTTTATCCGTTATAATACAAATATTTTTGATGGAATGATTATACTTGATAATGGAAGTACGGATTATACTCCGATAATTTTAAGTTTACTTGAAAATGAAGGATTACCCATATATTTATTTGATGATAAAGATAGTGAATTTGATAAAATAGCTAAAATGAACATGCTTCTAAAAAAAGCAGTTGAAGAATATGATGCTGATATTGTTATTCCTTTAGATGCAGATGAATTTATAATTTCAAATAAAGGAGGAAATCCAAGAAAATTTTTGGAAAAATTTGAATCTAATTCCTACTATTCTGTAATGTGGAAAACATATATTCCTTTTTTGGGAAATAAAGAAAATGAGAAATTTATACCTTCTAAAATAACTTATTCTAGAGATGAACAAATAGAAAAGATGGTTGGAGTTCATACTAAAGTAGTTATACCTCAAAATTTGGTGAATAAATATAAGGTTAGGGTAGATAGGGGTAGTCATAATTTAAATTTTAAATCAGATTATAAAGAGCAAATAACACGTGTTTATGATCAAGATTTACGTATAGCTCATTTTCCCATAAGATCTATTGAGCAACTTACTTCTAAGGTTTCAGTGGGCTGGTTAAATGCATTATCAAGTGTTGAATTAAGAAAAACTGATAGTCATCATTGGAAAAAAATGTTTAATCAGCTTAAAAGAAATGGGCGCATTAAAAAGGAAGATGCATTAAAATTTGCATTTGAATATGCTTTGTCTAAGTCTACTTTGGCGGATTTATATGAAAATAATGTAGAAATAACTGCTAAAGAAGATCCAATGGATTTATCTTTTAATAAAAATATTAATTGCATATATTATAAGAATCTTAATCCTATGTCCAATTTGTTGGAGGCATGTGAAAATCTTTCATTAGGATATGTTAATCTAAAGAAAGAATTTTTAAATGGAAATGTATCAAAAAATAAAAACAGATATGAATTAAATAATCAAACTAATAAAAGACCATTAAAACAAAGGCTCTTTTCAGTGTTTCCAAGTTTATATTTTCTGTTACATAATAATCATAGTATAAAACTTGCTTTAATCAATATTAAAGGGTATAAAGCAATTAAAGAGAATAATTTGATGGATATTAATTATTATTTGAAAAATAATGGTGATGTAAGAGTTTCTGGAGCGGATCCTATTATTCACTATATTTACCATGGTTTTAAGGAAGGAAGAAAACCCAACCCCACATTTGATGGTGATCGTTATTTAAAGATGCATAGTGATGTTAAAAATTCAAACATAAATCCGCTTGTACACTATAGCTTATATGGAATGGAAGAAGAAAGAAAAGTTGTAATAAATAAAGAAATAGAAGATAAAAATAATATAGAAGATTTTCCTCAAAAAAATATGGAAAATGATGATAATAATCTCATTAATAAAAATAAAAAAATTTCAATCAAAGTACCAGCTCCTAACTGGAAAGTTGCACATACCTGGGGAGATTATCATTTTGCATTAGCTTTAAAAAAGGAATTTGAAAAAGACAATTATGAAACTGTAATTCATATGGCTGATCAATGGGATCAAGAGGATGATGCAGATATAGTTCTAGTTCTTAGAGGCAGAGTAAAATACAATCCTAAGCCCAATAATTTTAATATAATGTGGAATATCTCCCATCCAGAAATGGTTAGTTTAGAAGAATATAACGAATATGATTATATTTTCATTGCATCTAATAAATGGGCAGATGAAATAAAAAATAAAGTTAATGTACCAGTGGAATCATTGCTACAGTGTACAGATCCTGATTTGTTTTATAATGAACTATCAAAGGAATATGAACATGATCTTTTGTTTGTTGGTAATAATCGGAAGAATGTGGTTAGAAAAATTATTAAAGATTTGTTACCAACGGAAAGAGATTTCTGTTTATATGGAGATCATTGGGACGGTAAAATTGAATCTAAATATTATTATGGAAACCATATTGATAATAAGGAACTTCATAAAGCATATTCCTCATCTAAGATATTACTTAACGATCATTGGGATGATATGCGGGAAAATGGATTTATATCCAATAGGATCTTTGATGGTTTTGCAGCTGGAGCATTTATTATATCTGATGAAATAAAAGGTGTTAAAGAAATTTTCGGAGATTCCTTAGCTACATATTCAAATAGAGAAGATCTTAATAATTTAATAGATTATTATTTAAATAATCATGAGGAAAGAGAAAAAATTATAGAAGATTGTAAAAATATTGTTTTAAAAAATCATACTTTTGAAAATAGAGCTAAACGCATATTAGAAATAATTCCGAATAATTTGGAAATAAAAAATAATAAAAAAAATACAAAAATTGAATCTTTTTTAATAGCTTTTGGTGATGTATATTGGGAAAATCAAGAGAAAACAGATCAATCTTTAAAAAGAATTGAAGAAAACCAGAAGAAGATAGTTCAGCTTATAAAAAAACATGAGGAAGATTAA
- a CDS encoding glycosyltransferase family 2 protein: MIKKIIKRTETYKSLENESIHLEKQLNYHKTQKQNIKEEIGKLKSQNKNLEIKKTNLEKERFVLRNEKKQLENQLNYHKTQKQNIKEEMDRLIGQNDIIKKHLNYERSDNKALKGRNNHLENVKKNYISLVENLMAENKSVKDEYAKNIEPSANYNKLTIIIPYRKTDDPDREENLVITLNYLSKIGIKNVIISEHSNNSSKSYLLKRYGSTFDSFTVIFNNSDNNLFNKSYAVNQGVKLLKTPYFGIVDTDCITKKENIDMAIYLLDNGFDLVHPFNRVIKDIVDKEKFTEKYDFKTVESPPQYRKWADGGMVFWKKSSFISIGMQNEIFSGWGGEDNEIIIRANLFGLKNYRIDDVLYHLYHYRPLKMSEVNIEQIKEIKQINTKEELLKQISEWPWVVDNLNHLQPSD, translated from the coding sequence ATGATTAAAAAAATCATTAAAAGGACTGAAACATATAAATCTTTAGAAAATGAAAGTATACACCTAGAAAAACAGTTAAACTACCACAAAACACAAAAGCAGAACATAAAAGAAGAAATTGGTAAATTAAAGAGTCAAAACAAAAATCTTGAAATTAAAAAGACAAATCTTGAAAAAGAAAGATTTGTGTTAAGAAACGAAAAAAAACAACTAGAAAACCAGTTAAACTACCATAAAACACAAAAGCAGAACATAAAAGAAGAAATGGATAGATTGATAGGTCAAAATGATATCATAAAAAAACATTTAAATTATGAAAGAAGTGATAATAAAGCACTAAAAGGCAGGAATAATCACTTAGAAAATGTTAAAAAAAATTATATATCCCTGGTTGAAAATTTAATGGCTGAAAATAAAAGTGTTAAAGACGAATATGCAAAAAATATTGAACCTTCAGCTAATTATAATAAATTAACAATCATTATACCTTATCGTAAAACTGATGATCCCGATCGTGAAGAAAATTTAGTTATAACTCTAAATTATTTGAGCAAAATCGGAATTAAAAATGTGATAATTTCGGAACATTCAAATAATTCTAGTAAAAGCTATTTATTGAAGAGATATGGATCAACTTTTGATTCTTTTACTGTTATTTTTAACAATTCGGATAATAATTTGTTTAATAAATCGTATGCTGTTAATCAAGGGGTTAAATTATTAAAAACTCCATATTTTGGCATTGTTGATACCGATTGTATCACAAAAAAGGAAAATATAGATATGGCAATTTATTTATTGGATAATGGTTTTGACCTTGTACACCCTTTTAATAGAGTTATAAAAGATATAGTGGATAAAGAAAAGTTTACAGAAAAATATGATTTCAAAACTGTTGAATCACCACCTCAATATAGAAAATGGGCAGATGGGGGCATGGTTTTTTGGAAAAAATCTTCTTTTATTTCAATAGGTATGCAAAATGAAATTTTCAGTGGATGGGGAGGCGAAGATAACGAAATAATTATTAGAGCCAATCTATTTGGGTTAAAAAATTATCGGATAGATGATGTACTGTATCATCTCTACCATTACAGGCCATTAAAGATGTCTGAAGTTAATATTGAACAGATTAAAGAGATCAAACAGATTAACACCAAAGAAGAGCTTTTAAAACAAATAAGCGAATGGCCTTGGGTTGTTGATAATTTAAATCATCTTCAACCAAGTGATTAG
- a CDS encoding glycosyltransferase codes for MGKFNNKLKSSKNYLRNVKNDLSRSLILTRYRIGSLKIKILNFKLRKNLNKKKQITLSPEQLKEKYENILTKNFSLIDLYTFNDKAPLVTIIIVNRNGSNHLKRLFKDFKENIQYPSFEIIIVDNDSTDDSINYLEKLSDSLPITIIKNTQNKSFSIANNQAANIAKGEYLLLLNNDVKPLYGWLNQMMQTALKSGDIGAVGAKLIYPDCSTSVHNKNNSFKVQHRGIAFKKEDGFIKPYNLVDNEPYGSDNSLEQERAAVTAASMLVKKDIYWEVNGLDERYNYGYEDVDFCLKLIKRGYKNIYCPKASLFHYEFGTQEKNNSGKIMKWRFFNMRLFNKEWKGWLEICLLIDKIDNNKLFSEKHLKIVFIISESGKSASAGDYFTALEFGESLKKLGYDISFLTRKGPVDWYKVDEDVDVLISLLDVYNPKKIKCTNKSLIKIAWPRNWFDRWVSNPGFLEYDIIFAPSKTACNYIKEKTNREIFLLSIATNPSKFNSKVQPNEELISDYCFTGSYWNDPRDIIEMLEPDDLPYTFNLYGKNWDKISKFKDYNKGFLVYSKLPEVYKSTKIVIDDANRVTKEYGSVNSRVYDALACGTLVLTNGKIGSEETFKSKLPVFRSKEELSELITYYLENEKVRLSKVRELQKFVLENHVYDNRSEKLKQTLKKHILKTRIAIKIPAPNWKTVYEWGDYNLALGLKKEFEKKNCDVLLQILPEWDSEEDIEYNVVLVLRGLSQYKPKKQHFNIMWNISHPDKVTVEEYNEYDYVLIASEFWANKIREKVDVPVDEMLQCTDPEVFYPDYSEKYKNELLFVGNSRKVLRKIIKDLLPTDMDLSVYGTNWKGLIDKKYIKGEHIPNGELRKAYSSCEILLNDHWDDMREKGFISNRLFDGLASGSFIISDKVKGAENVFNDALITYDTPEELEDIIKEVITKDKEMKMSDEYRNIVLKNHTFKNRTEQILRIINSNNN; via the coding sequence ATGGGAAAGTTCAATAATAAACTAAAATCATCTAAAAACTATCTAAGAAATGTTAAAAATGACCTTAGCCGTAGTTTAATTTTAACAAGATATAGAATTGGTTCATTAAAGATTAAAATCTTAAATTTCAAATTAAGGAAAAATCTTAATAAAAAAAAACAAATTACACTGAGTCCTGAACAATTAAAGGAAAAATATGAAAATATTTTAACTAAAAATTTCTCATTGATAGATTTGTATACTTTTAATGATAAAGCACCATTAGTAACTATTATAATAGTAAATAGGAATGGTTCAAACCATTTAAAGAGACTATTTAAAGATTTTAAAGAAAATATTCAATATCCTTCATTTGAAATCATTATTGTTGATAATGATTCTACAGATGATTCAATAAATTATTTAGAAAAACTTTCAGATAGTTTACCTATAACTATTATTAAAAATACTCAAAATAAGTCATTTTCAATTGCAAACAATCAAGCAGCTAATATTGCAAAAGGGGAATATTTATTACTTTTAAATAACGATGTAAAACCTCTTTATGGCTGGCTTAATCAAATGATGCAAACAGCTTTAAAATCAGGAGATATCGGGGCAGTAGGTGCTAAATTGATTTATCCTGACTGTTCAACTTCGGTTCATAACAAAAATAACTCTTTTAAAGTTCAGCACAGAGGAATAGCCTTTAAAAAAGAAGATGGATTCATTAAACCATATAATTTAGTAGACAATGAACCATATGGTTCTGATAATAGTCTAGAACAAGAAAGAGCAGCAGTTACAGCAGCTTCAATGCTTGTAAAGAAAGATATATATTGGGAAGTTAATGGACTAGATGAAAGATACAATTATGGATATGAAGACGTGGATTTTTGTCTTAAACTTATAAAAAGGGGATATAAAAATATTTATTGTCCTAAAGCGTCTCTATTTCATTATGAATTTGGTACACAAGAAAAAAACAATTCAGGAAAAATAATGAAATGGCGCTTTTTTAATATGAGACTATTTAACAAAGAATGGAAAGGCTGGTTGGAGATATGTCTTTTAATTGATAAAATAGACAATAATAAATTGTTTTCAGAAAAACATTTAAAAATAGTTTTTATTATCAGTGAAAGTGGAAAATCTGCTTCTGCAGGAGATTATTTTACTGCACTTGAATTTGGTGAAAGTCTAAAAAAATTAGGCTATGACATAAGCTTTTTGACCAGAAAAGGACCAGTGGATTGGTATAAAGTTGACGAAGATGTTGATGTTTTAATATCTCTTCTAGATGTTTATAATCCTAAAAAAATTAAATGTACTAACAAATCCCTAATTAAAATTGCATGGCCAAGAAACTGGTTTGATAGATGGGTTTCCAATCCGGGATTTTTAGAATATGATATTATCTTTGCACCTAGTAAAACCGCATGTAATTATATTAAAGAAAAAACTAACAGAGAAATTTTTTTATTATCTATAGCAACTAACCCTTCGAAATTTAACTCGAAAGTTCAGCCAAATGAAGAATTAATTTCTGACTACTGTTTTACAGGAAGTTACTGGAACGATCCAAGGGATATCATTGAAATGTTAGAACCAGATGACTTACCATATACATTTAATCTTTATGGGAAAAACTGGGATAAAATTAGTAAATTTAAAGATTATAACAAGGGATTTTTAGTTTACTCAAAGCTTCCAGAAGTTTATAAATCTACAAAAATTGTTATTGATGATGCAAATAGAGTAACAAAAGAATATGGTTCTGTTAACAGCAGAGTATACGATGCTTTAGCATGTGGAACTCTAGTTTTAACCAATGGAAAAATAGGTTCAGAAGAAACTTTTAAAAGCAAATTACCAGTTTTTAGATCTAAAGAAGAATTATCTGAACTAATAACATATTATTTAGAAAACGAAAAGGTTAGATTATCGAAAGTCAGGGAATTACAAAAATTTGTACTAGAAAATCATGTCTATGATAATCGTTCCGAAAAATTAAAGCAAACACTGAAAAAACATATTTTAAAGACAAGAATCGCAATTAAAATACCAGCACCCAACTGGAAAACAGTGTATGAATGGGGAGATTATAACCTGGCATTGGGGTTAAAAAAAGAATTTGAGAAAAAAAATTGTGATGTGTTATTACAAATACTACCAGAATGGGACAGCGAAGAAGATATAGAATATAATGTTGTTCTGGTTTTAAGAGGATTAAGCCAGTATAAACCTAAAAAACAGCACTTCAATATAATGTGGAATATTTCACACCCTGATAAAGTTACTGTAGAAGAATATAATGAATACGATTACGTATTAATAGCTTCAGAGTTTTGGGCTAATAAAATCCGGGAAAAGGTAGATGTTCCTGTTGATGAAATGCTGCAGTGTACAGATCCAGAAGTATTTTATCCAGACTATTCTGAGAAATATAAAAATGAGCTATTATTCGTTGGAAACTCTAGAAAAGTTTTAAGAAAAATAATTAAAGATTTATTACCTACTGATATGGATCTTTCAGTATATGGGACAAATTGGAAAGGACTTATAGATAAAAAGTACATAAAAGGTGAGCACATACCTAATGGGGAATTAAGAAAAGCTTATTCTTCATGTGAAATATTACTCAATGATCATTGGGATGATATGCGTGAAAAAGGTTTTATTTCAAATCGTTTATTCGATGGATTAGCTTCGGGATCATTTATTATATCTGACAAAGTTAAGGGTGCTGAAAATGTTTTTAATGATGCATTAATAACCTATGATACTCCTGAAGAGCTTGAAGACATAATTAAAGAGGTTATAACAAAAGATAAAGAAATGAAGATGTCTGATGAGTATAGGAATATTGTACTTAAAAATCATACCTTTAAAAATAGAACAGAACAAATTTTGAGAATAATAAATTCAAATAACAATTAG